One window of Agromyces rhizosphaerae genomic DNA carries:
- a CDS encoding polysaccharide deacetylase family protein, giving the protein MTRPSFTAQREQLRRGNFIRVVNYHSTPRAARDELATELAGFARDYAPVTLDDLDALFETGTWRKDKPGLIPVFYEGYRNSATVAAPLCDELGLTGWFPIATSFVDCDPEYQEAFARAHWISLVEEDTQGGRIAMDWDEVHDLSRRHVVFPHTAHHEGFDTVLSDADIEREVVDSKRALEAVTGQPAPAFVWLHGSSYGQSPRHDAAVKDAGYRYQFANTMIHRVN; this is encoded by the coding sequence ATGACCCGCCCTTCCTTCACCGCCCAGCGCGAGCAGCTGCGGCGCGGCAACTTCATCCGAGTGGTCAACTACCACTCCACCCCCCGTGCGGCCCGCGACGAACTGGCCACGGAGCTCGCCGGCTTCGCCCGCGACTACGCGCCGGTCACCCTCGACGACCTCGACGCGCTCTTCGAGACCGGCACCTGGCGCAAGGACAAGCCGGGCCTCATCCCGGTGTTCTACGAGGGCTACCGGAACTCGGCGACGGTCGCCGCGCCGTTGTGCGACGAACTCGGCCTGACCGGCTGGTTCCCGATCGCGACCTCCTTCGTCGATTGCGACCCCGAATACCAGGAGGCGTTCGCGCGCGCGCACTGGATCTCCCTGGTCGAGGAGGACACGCAGGGCGGTCGCATCGCGATGGACTGGGACGAGGTGCACGACCTGTCACGTCGTCACGTCGTGTTCCCGCACACCGCGCACCACGAGGGGTTCGACACGGTGCTCTCGGACGCCGACATCGAGCGCGAGGTCGTCGACTCGAAGCGTGCCCTCGAGGCCGTCACCGGGCAACCGGCTCCCGCGTTCGTCTGGCTGCACGGGTCGTCGTACGGGCAGAGCCCGCGCCACGACGCGGCGGTGAAGGATGCCGGCTACCGCTACCAGTTCGCCAACACGATGATCCACCGGGTGAACTGA